The Euphorbia lathyris chromosome 8, ddEupLath1.1, whole genome shotgun sequence genome has a window encoding:
- the LOC136203805 gene encoding pentatricopeptide repeat-containing protein At2g15690, mitochondrial-like: MAFMLSLQQSGNPMISSSHCASLVTNQPWNSLYISHALKTPPSSSLYLCRCSTSKSQNSPTKIYRRQIKKTPSKDQNFKNNGNQNDRGPLQGSSAIIPPNVDLKSLCKEGKVEEVLNCIGQGARANYDVLVALLDSCGSLKSLDMGKRTHEFLRRSNFAVDTEINNKLIEMFGKCKSMRGARRVFDKMPERNMSSWHLIINGYAEHGQGDEGLLLFEEMKKSELQPDENTFMAVFAACSSVGAVEEGLLHFESMRNKYNIVPNIDHYLGVIHILGANGHLYEAEEFIEALPFEPPAEVWKALRSYAQIHGDLELADHAEELLIAINPAESNSNKITLPSRKKHSAINMLEEKNRLTEYRCAEPYRSEGNGNLRGLNGQLKEAGYVPDTRYVLHDIDEEAKEQALMYHSERLAIAYGLISTPARQTLRIMKNLRICGDCHNAIKIMSNIVGRELIVRDNKRFHHFKDGKCTCGDYW, translated from the coding sequence ATGGCGTTTATGTTATCTCTTCAGCAATCGGGAAACCCAATGATATCCTCTTCCCATTGTGCATCTTTAGTGACTAATCAGCCATGGAACTCCCTTTATATCTCTCACGCCCTCAAAACCCCTCCATCTTCTTCTTTATACCTTTGCAGGTGCTCCACATCCAAGTCCCAGAACTCACCAACCAAAATTTATCGCCGCCAGATAAAGAAAACCCCATCAAAAGATCAGAACTTTAAGAATAATGGCAATCAAAACGACAGAGGCCCATTACAGGGAAGCTCCGCGATTATCCCCCCAAATGTTGACTTGAAGAGCTTGTGCAAAGAGGGTAAAGTCGAAGAAGTTTTGAATTGTATAGGTCAGGGTGCTCGAGCTAATTACGATGTCCTTGTTGCTCTATTGGATTCCTGTGGCAGTTTGAAGTCGCTGGATATGGGTAAAAGGACTCATGAATTCTTGAGACGGTCGAATTTTGCTGTTGATACTGAAATTAAcaacaaattgattgaaatgTTTGGGAAATGTAAGAGTATGAGAGGTGCACGCAgggtgtttgataaaatgcccGAGAGAAACATGAGTTCTTGGCATTTGATTATAAATGGGTACGCAGAGCACGGGCAAGGGGATGAGGGGTTATTGTTGTTCGAGGAAATGAAGAAATCGGAATTACAGCCTGATGAAAACACTTTCATGGCCGTTTTTGCAGCATGTTCTAGTGTAGGAGCTGTAGAGGAAGGTTTATTACACTTCGAATCAATGAGGAATAAGTACAATATCGTCCCTAACATTGATCATTATCTTGGGGTAATTCATATTCTTGGAGCAAATGGTCATTTATATGAAGCTGAAGAGTTCATTGAAGCATTGCCATTTGAGCCACCTGCAGAAGTTTGGAAGGCTTTGAGGTCTTATGCACAAATTCACGGAGACCTCGAACTGGCAGATCACGCGGAGGAATTATTAATTGCTATTAATCCTGCTGAATCCAATTCTAACAAGATCACACTTCCTTCTAGGAAGAAGCATTCTGCTATTAATATGCTGGAGGAGAAGAATCGGTTAACCGAATATCGATGTGCAGAACCCTATAGAAGTGAAGGGAATGGAAACTTAAGAGGTTTAAATGGGCAGTTGAAAGAAGCAGGTTATGTTCCAGATACTAGATATGTGCTTCATGACATTGATGAGGAGGCAAAAGAGCAGGCATTGATGTATCACAGCGAACGATTGGCGATTGCGTATGGTTTGATTAGCACTCCTGCAAGGCAAACGCTTCGGATCATGAAGAATCTCCGAATTTGCGGGGACTGTCATAATGCTATTAAGATTATGTCAAACATTGTTGGAAGGGAGCTTATTGTTAGGGATAACAAGAGGTTCCATCATTTTAAGGATGGCAAATGTACCTGTGGAGATTACTGGTAA
- the LOC136203463 gene encoding protein NDL1-like encodes MGKSKDFVSVDLEKIYLAGKEYHVRTGRGSVSVVVYGDQDKPALITYPDLALNHTSCFQGLFFCPEAASLLLHNFCIYHISPPGHELGAAPVSHTKPVPTADELADQIIEVLNFFGLGTVMCMGVTAGAYILTLFAMKYRERVLGLILVSPLCRAPSWTEWFYNKMIINLLYFYGMCGLVKEFMLQRYFSKEVRGSSEFPEADIVQACRRLLDERQSTNVSRFLEAMNRRPDLTSGLRRLRCRTLVFVGDNSPFHCEALHLTSKMDRRYSALVEVQACGSMVTEEQPHAMLIPMEYFFMGYGLHRPCLFDSPRSPLSPSCISPELLSPESMGLKLKPIKTRASLDN; translated from the exons GAATACCATGTAAGAACTGGCCGTGGTTCCGTGTCTGTTGTAGTCTATGGTGACCAAGATAAACCAGCACTAATTACTTATCCCGATTTAGCTCTAAATC aTACGTCTTGCTTCCAAGGGTTGTTTTTTTGTCCTGAAGCGGCTTCTCTGCTGCTTCACAACTTCTGCATATATCACATCAGTCCTCCCGGGCATGAG TTGGGAGCTGCTCCAGTTAGCCACACTAAACCTGTGCCTACTGCTGATGAGTTGGCAGATCAGATCATTGAGGTCCTCAATTTTTTTGG GCTTGGTACGGTGATGTGCATGGGGGTGACGGCCGGTGCGTACATCCTTACTCTATTTGCC ATGAAATACAGAGAGCGTGTTCTTGGGTTGATACTTGTATCTCCTTTATGTAGAGCACCTTCTTGGACTGAATGGTTCTATAACAAA ATGATCATAAATTTGCTATATTTCTATGGCATGTGCGGATTAGTGAAAGAGTTTATGCTTCAGCGGTACTTTAGCAAG GAAGTTCGCGGAAGTTCAGAATTTCCCGAGGCAGATATTGTTCAAGCATGCAGAAGA CTGCTTGATGAGAGACAGAGCACAAACGTTTCACGTTTTCTTGAAGCGATGAATAG GAGACCTGATCTCACTTCCGGTTTAAGGAGACTAAGATGTCGCACTCTTGTTTTTGTCGGCGATAACTCTCCTTTCCATTGTGAGGCTCTCCATCTAACATCAAAAATGGACAGAAGATACAGCGCCTTAGTGGAG GTGCAAGCGTGTGGATCAATGGTAACAGAAGAACAGCCTCATGCAATGTTAATACCAATGGAATATTTCTTCATGGGATATGGTTTACACAGGCCTTGCCTATTCGACAGCCCAAGGAGTCCGCTTAGTCCATCGTGCATCTCACCGGAGCTTCTCTCTCCCGAAAGCATGGGGTTGAAACTGAAACCGATAAAGACCCGTGCATCACTCGATAATTGA
- the LOC136203391 gene encoding serine acetyltransferase 5 has protein sequence MTAGELLHPSLQSPWPNGSCLSEDEEADLWNHIKGEARRDAESEPALASYLYSTILSHSSLERSLSFHLGNKLCSSTLLSTLLYDLFLNTFSSDCSLRAAAVADLRAARVRDPACVSFSHCLLNYKGFLACQAHRVAHKLWNESRRPLALALHSRVSDVFAVDIHPGAKIGKGVLFDHATGVVIGETAVVGNNVSILHHVTLGGTGKACGDRHPKIGDGVLIGAGATILGNVIIGEGAKIGAGSVVLIDVPPRTTAVGNPAKLVGGKEKPKRHDECPGESMDHTSFISEWSDYII, from the exons ATGACCGCCGGTGAGCTCCTCCACCCTTCTCTGCAATCTCCTTGGCCTAACGGCTCCTGCCTCAGCGAAGACGAGGAGGCCGACTTATGGAACCACATCAAAGGCGAGGCTCGCCGTGATGCTGAGTCAGAGCCCGCCTTGGCTAGTTACCTTTACTCAACCATTCTCTCTCACTCATCGCTCGAACGATCCCTCTCCTTCCATTTAGGCAACAAGCTTTGCTCTTCCACTCTTCTCTCCACACTTCTCTACGATCTTTTTCTCAACACTTTCTCCTCCGATTGTTCTCTACGTGCCGCTGCTGTTGCCGACCTCCGCGCCGCTCGCGTCCGCGATCCTGCGTGTGTATCCTTCTCTCACTGCCTTCTCAATTACAAAGGCTTCTTAGCTTGTCAG GCTCATCGAGTTGCGCATAAGTTGTGGAATGAATCTCGCAGGCCGCTAGCACTGGCTTTGCACTCTCGAGTATCTGATGTTTTTGCCGTTGATATACATCCAGGGGCAAAGATTGGTAAGGGAGTATTATTTGATCATGCGACTGGTGTTGTGATTGGTGAAACGGCAGTTGTTGGTAACAATGTTTCAATTTTGCACCATGTTACACTTGGAGGAACGGGGAAGGCATGTGGAGATCGTCATCCTAAGATTGGGGATGGAGTTTTGATTGGAGCTGGTGCAACAATTTTAGGGAATGTTATAATTGGGGAAGGAGCTAAGATTGGAGCTGGTTCTGTAGTTCTAATTGATGTGCCCCCTCGAACTACAGCAGTAGGAAATCCTGCTAAATTGGTAGGAGGAAAGGAGAAACCGAAAAGACATGATGAATGTCCTGGAGAATCCATGGATCATACTTCTTTCATTTCCGAGTGGTCAGATTATATTATCTGA
- the LOC136202090 gene encoding mitochondrial carrier protein CoAc2, translating into MMARKKEERDMDGIIEAMPVFAKELIAGGVAGGIAKSSVAPLERVKILFQTRRDEFKSIGLSGSIRKIAKTEGIMGFYRGNGASVARIVPYAALHYMTYEQYRRWIILSFPDVDRGPVLDLVAGSFAGGTAVLFTYPLDLVRTKLAYQVVDSSKMNISGALSTGQVYRGIYDCFSRTFKESGSRGLYRGVAPSLYGIFPYAGLKFYFYEEMKRHVPDEHKKDITVKLVCGSVAGLLGQTFTYPLDVVRRQMQVQRLATTNASQLKGTMETLLMIAQNQGWKQLFSGLSINYLKVVPSVAIGFTVYDLMKSCLRVPSREAIEVMTDKTSSSQQSLHS; encoded by the exons ATGATGGcgagaaagaaagaggaaagagaTATGGATGGGATAATAGAAGCTATGCCTGTTTTTGCTAAGGAATTGATTGCTGGTGGTGTTGCTGGTGGAATTGCCAAGTCTTCCGTTGCTCCTCTTGAGCGTGTCAAGATTTTGTTTCAG aCAAGGAGAGATGAATTCAAGAGTATAGGACTTTCTGGATCCATTAGAAAGATTGCAAAAACAGAAGGGATTATGGGTTTCTATAG AGGGAATGGAGCGAGTGTTGCTCGAATAGTTCCATATGCCGCCTTGCATTATATGACTTACGAACAATACCGTagatggatcatcctcagtttTCCTGATGTAGACAGGGGTCCAGTACTTGATCTTGTGGCTGGATCATTTGCTGGAGGAACAGCTGTGCTCTTCACTTATCCTCTCGATTTAGTTCGAACTAAACTCGCATACCAG GTCGTCGATTCGTCAAAAATGAATATCAGTGGAGCACTTAGTACTGGACAAGTTTACAGAGGAATCTATGATTGTTTCTCGAGGACGTTCAAGGAATCTGGGTCTAGAGGACTCTATCGCGGTGTTG CTCCATCGCTCTACGGAATCTTCCCTTATGCCGGTTTGAAGTTTTACTTCTACGAGGAGATGAAACGCCACGTTCCTGATGAGCACAAGAAAGACATTACGGTGAAACTGGTATGCGGATCAGTTGCTGGTTTGCTGGGTCAGACATTCACATACCCTCTTGATGTTGTAAGAAGGCAAATGCAGGTGCAAAGGCTTGCTACTACTAATGCTTCTCAATTAAAAGGAACAATGGAAACCCTTTTAATGATAGCACAAAATCAAGGATGGAAGCAATTATTTTCGGGTTTGAGCATCAATTACTTGAAG GTTGTACCATCTGTGGCAATTGGTTTTACTGTTTATGACTTGATGAAATCATGTTTGAGAGTTCCATCTCGAGAAGCTATAGAAGTTATGACTGACAAAACAAGTAGTAGTCAACAATCTCTTCATTCTTGA
- the LOC136201998 gene encoding thiamine phosphate phosphatase-like protein, producing the protein MANLKKSILGRESVQVASFGIRRLLHCLAGGRQSNATLEMAGTVVVFDFDRTLIDDDTDRWVVTRMGLTSLFNQLRPTLPWNSLMDRMMKELHSRGKTADDIAQCLNQMPLHPRVTEAIKSIHALGCDLRIVSDANQFFIEKILGHHGLLGCFSQIITNPTSIDDEGRVRISPYHDLSSSPHDCRLCPSNLCKGTVIDQILVSTTQNEKKRFIYLGDGRNDFCPSLKLGEGDYVMPRKGYPLWDQLCSKPTLVKAKIHEWSNGKELADILLRILNAISAEESINSSNRNHLNSS; encoded by the exons ATGGCTAATCTCAAAAAGAGCATATTAGGCAGAGAATCAGTTCAGGTTGCTTCATTTGGCATTAGAAGACTGCTCCACTGTCTTGCTGGTGGCCGTCAAAGCAACGCTACGTTGGAGATGGCGGGAACAGTGGTGGTTTTCGATTTTGACAGGACCTTAATCGACGATGATACCGATCGTTGGGTGGTAACTCGGATGGGCCTTACCTCATTGTTCAATCAGCTTCGTCCTACTCTACCCTGGAACTCCCTCATG GATAGGATGATGAAGGAGCTCCACTCACGAGGAAAAACTGCTGATGATATTGCGCAGTGCCTAAATCAGATGCCATTGCATCCAAGAGTTACTGAAGCCATAAAATCAATCCATGCTCTTGG ATGTGATTTGAGGATAGTTAGTGATGCAAATCAGTTTTTCATTGAGAAAATCCTGGGTCATCATGGATTGCTGGGTTGCTTCTCGCAAATCATCACAAATCCAACCTCTATAGATGATGAAGGAAGGGTTAGGATTTCCCCCTATCATGATTTGAGCTCATCTCCTCATGATTGCCGTTTATGCCCTTCAAATTTGTGCAAG GGCACGGTAATTGATCAAATCCTTGTTTCGACGACCCAAAATGAGAAAAAGAGATTTATTTACCTTGGAGATGGCAGAAATGATTTCTGTCCATCTCTGAAACTTGGAGAAGGTGATTATGTGATGCCAAGGAAGGGGTATCCCTTATGGGATCAGCTTTGCAGCAAACCAACCCTTGTCAAGGCAAAAATACACGAATGGAGTAACGGAAAGGAGCTTGCAGATATTCTACTCCGCATTCTCAATGCGATTTCTGCTGAAGAAAGCATCAATAGTAGCAATCGTAATCATTTGAATTCATCATAA